In Zea mays cultivar B73 chromosome 7, Zm-B73-REFERENCE-NAM-5.0, whole genome shotgun sequence, the following proteins share a genomic window:
- the LOC100286383 gene encoding Cysteine-rich receptor-like protein kinase 10 precursor: MAPPFACAMHGRALLAAAAAALLASAVTLTLLPSAAAQPWVGPWPTCDDTTGNYSAGSAYAKNIKQLILSLQANASNTPALFATGSAGAGADAVYGLILCRGDLSPTDCFDCGTNAGQDVYRVCNGTRDAALVYNQCYVRLAPTDFLATTNNTGMRDLINGNSVPAGVNVTAYDGAITRLLNATARYAVDSSAPSLSPRKYFATGQMAGVDPRFPTGIWSMAQCAGDISPVQCRSCLDDLLAQWWQKFDSKEIGARLDGSRCNLRFETGNFYTGSPMVKLQMNGEEAAPAPVPSTDVLPGTTGGKKNSVGKLLGIILPIVFVAAIAAIALCIWIVRKKRTYQGTNLPQTDTTYMAEDIESIKSILLSLPSLQAATNNFDESNKLGEGGFGTVYKGNLSGQEVAVKRLPKGLDQGLEELKNELGLMAKLHHRNLVRLEGFCLEEGERLLVYEYMPNKSLDNILFDHEKKRQLDWRKRFNIIEGVARGLQYLHEDSQNKIVHRDLKASNILLDSNMNPKIGDFGLARLFLQDQTRGITNHIVGTFGYMSPEYVMRGQYSIKSDVFSFGILVIEIVTGQKNNGHYFDEQNEDVVSIVWKHWSEGTLAEIIDDSLGRNYSETEVLKCVNIGLWCLQQNPMDRPTMSDVMVMLNDDDTSSLPAAAKPTFFLDASSGYSYTSGTISHPSAR, translated from the exons ATGGCTCCTCCCTTCGCGTGCGCCATGCACGGCCGCGCCCtgctagcagcagcagcagcagcgctgCTCGCGTCGGCCGTCACGCTCACGCTTCTCCCCTCCGCCGCCGCGCAGCCGTGGGTGGGCCCGTGGCCGACGTGCGACGACACCACCGGCAACTACTCGGCCGGCAGCGCCTACGCCAAAAACATCAAGCAGCTCATCCTCAGCCTCCAGGCAAACGCGTCCAACACGCCCGCCCTCTTCGCGACGGGCTCCGCCGGCGCGGGCGCCGACGCCGTGTACGGGCTCATACTCTGCCGCGGCGACCTCAGCCCCACCGACTGCTTCGACTGCGGCACCAACGCCGGCCAGGACGTGTACCGGGTCTGCAACGGCACCCGGGACGCCGCGCTCGTCTACAACCAGTGCTACGTCCGCCTCGCCCCCACGGACTTCCTCGCCACCACCAACAACACCGGCATGAGAGACCTCATCAACGGCAACAGCGTCCCCGCGGGAGTCAACGTGACGGCCTACGACGGCGCCATCACCAGGCTGCTCAACGCCACCGCGCGCTACGCGGTGGACAGCTCCGCCCCGTCCTTGTCTCCCAGGAAGTACTTCGCCACGGGCCAGATGGCGGGGGTCGACCCGCGGTTCCCGACCGGCATCTGGTCCATGGCGCAGTGCGCGGGGGACATATCGCCGGTGCAGTGCCGGAGCTGCCTGGACGACTTGCTGGCGCAGTGGTGGCAGAAGTTCGACAGCAAGGAGATCGGCGCGAGGCTCGACGGTTCGCGATGCAACCTCAGGTTCGAAACGGGGAACTTCTACACCGGCAGCCCGATGGTGAAGCTGCAGATGAACGGCGAGGAGGCCGCTCCAGCTCCGGTGCCTTCCACGGATGTTCTACCTGGCACCACAGGAG GTAAGAAAAATTCAGTTGGCAAACTTCTCGGAATTATATTGCCGATAGTATTTGTTGCTGCAATAGCTGCCATAGCCCTCTGCATTTGGATTGTTCGTAAGAAGAGAACATACCAAGGAACAAATCTTCCCCAAACAGACACAA CTTATATGGCCGAGGACATCGAAAGCATCAAGTCGATATTGTTATCGTTGCCATCACTACAAGCAGCAACAAATAATTTTGATGAAAGCAATAAACTAGGCGAAGGGGGATTTGGAACAGTTTACAAG GGCAATCTTTCTGGACAAGAAGTGGCTGTGAAGAGGCTACCAAAGGGTTTAGATCAGGGGCTAGAGGAACTAAAAAATGAGCTAGGTTTGATGGCAAAACTTCATCACAGAAATCTTGTTCGACTGGAGGGTTTCTGCTTAGAAGAGGGAGAGAGGTTGCTCGTCTATGAGTACATGCCCAACAAAAGCCTTGACAATATTCTTTTTG ATCATGAGAAGAAAAGACAACTAGATTGGAGGAAACGATTCAACATAATTGAAGGAGTTGCACGTGGATTGCAATATCTTCATGAAGACTCTCAAAATAAGATAGTTCACCGTGACCTAAAAGCAAGCAATATTCTGTTGGATTCAAATATGAACCCTAAGATTGGTGACTTTGGCCTAGCCAGGCTCTTTTTGCAAGATCAGACTCGAGGCATCACAAACCACATCGTTGGGACATT CGGCTACATGTCTCCCGAGTATGTGATGCGTGGACAATACTCCATAAAATCAGATGTATTTAGTTTCGGCATCCTTGTTATAGAGATTGTAACAGGACAAAAGAACAATGGGCATTACTTCGACGAGCAAAACGAGGATGTTGTGAGCATT GTATGGAAGCACTGGAGCGAGGGAACACTTGCAGAGATTATAGATGATTCTTTAGGGAGAAACTACTCAGAGACTGAGGTG
- the LOC103633265 gene encoding cysteine-rich receptor-like protein kinase 10 has protein sequence MAMTHQSPTHLLQPISKNHIHIQLANVPLTIAMRSTGASILLLHRALLRAKLPSFCAPSVQQLTDPSSFARAMHGRVTVLLVVAAAVLLLASSAVAQPWPSCNGASGNYLAGSAYANNTLQLILGLQTNASDSPAYFASGSVGAGAAAVHGLMICRGDVSSNDCFDCGTRAWQDVQAVQPLCNRTRDAALADNQCYVRVAATDFLASPNNTGLVSVVGGASIPSGVDVAAYDAALRRLLNATARYAVDSSVPSSPPRLYFATGQFVGLDPRVPNIWSLAQCAGDLAPAQCRRCLDDLMTLWWNGSGFKPDGESAMFAGSRCNLKSDLGDKFYTSSPMVKLQMNSEVVVPAQAPSMAGKNNSSGKLLGIILPIMFVVVVTAIVLFVCKKRRYRGIKLPHGTHMAEDFESIKSTLLSLSSLQVATSNFDENNKLGEGGFGVVYKGDLSGQQVAVKRLSKGSGQGLEELKNELVLVAKLHHKNLVRLEGFCLEEGERLLVYEYMPNKSLDTILFDPEEKIRLDWRKRFNIIGGVARGLQYLHEESQKKIIHRDMKASNVLLDEDMNPKIGDFGLARLFGQDQTRDVTKHIVGTFGYMSPEYVMRGQFSTKSDVFSFGILVIEIITGRRNIGHYFFDEQNEDIISLVWRHWTEGTIVEMIDDSLGRNYSESEVLKCVNIGLLCLQHSPMDRPTMSDVMVMLNGDDTSSIPSAARPTFFLDRSTPYSYNSCTITHMSPR, from the exons ATGGCCATGACACACCAATCACCAACCCACCTGCTGCAACCAATATCCAAGAATCATATCCATATCCAACTTGCCAATGTGCCATTGACCATCGCAATGCGTAGCACTGGTGCATCGATCCTCCTCTTGCATCGAGCGCTCCTCCGTGCCAAGCTGCCAAGCTTCTGTGCACCATCAGTCCAGCAGCTCACAGATCCTTCCTCCTTCGCGCGCGCCATGCACGGCCGCGTCACCGTCCTGCTAGTAGTAGCCGCAGCAGTGCTGCTGCTCGCGTCGTCGGCCGTCGCGCAGCCGTGGCCGAGCTGCAACGGCGCCAGCGGCAACTACCTGGCCGGCAGCGCCTACGCCAACAACACCCTGCAGCTCATCCTGGGCCTCCAGACGAACGCGTCCGACTCGCCCGCCTACTTCGCGTCCGGCTCCGTCGGAGCGGGCGCGGCCGCCGTCCACGGGCTCATGATCTGCCGCGGCGACGTCAGCAGCAACGACTGCTTCGACTGCGGCACCCGCGCGTGGCAGGACGTGCAGGCTGTGCAGCCGCTCTGCAACCGCACCAGGGACGCCGCGCTCGCCGACAACCAGTGCTACGTCCGCGTCGCCGCCACCGACTTCCTCGCCTCGCCCAACAACACCGGCCTGGTGAGCGTCGTCGGCGGCGCCAGCATCCCCAGCGGCGTCGACGTCGCGGCCTACGACGCCGCGCTCAGGCGGCTGCTCAACGCCACCGCGCGGTACGCGGTGGACAGCTCGGTCCCGTCGTCGCCGCCGAGGCTGTACTTCGCGACGGGGCAGTTCGTGGGGCTCGACCCGCGGGTCCCCAACATCTGGTCCCTGGCGCAGTGTGCGGGGGACCTGGCGCCGGCACAGTGCCGGAGGTGCCTGGATGACCTGATGACACTGTGGTGGAACGGAAGTGGGTTCAAGCCGGACGGGGAAAGCGCGATGTTCGCTGGCTCGCGGTGCAACCTCAAGTCTGACCTGGGGGACAAGTTCTACACCAGCAGCCCCATGGTGAAGCTGCAGATGAACAGCGAAGTGGTCGTTCCAGCGCAAGCGCCTTCCATGGCAG GTAAAAATAATTCATCGGGCAAGCTTCTTGGAATCATATTGCCAATAATGTTTGTTGTTGTAGTAACTGCCATAGTCCTCTTTGTTTGTAAAAAGAGAAGATATCGAGGAATAAAGCTGCCACACGGAA CTCATATGGCCGAGGACTTTGAAAGCATCAAGTCAACTTTATTATCATTGTCATCACTACAAGTTGCAACAAGTAACTTTGATGAAAACAATAAACTTGGTGAAGGGGGATTCGGTGTAGTTTATAAG GGAGATCTTTCTGGACAACAAGTGGCTGTGAAGAGGTTGTCAAAAGGTTCGGGTCAGGGGCTAGAAGAACTAAAAAATGAGTTAGTTCTGGTCGCCAAACTTCACCATAAGAACCTTGTCCGCCTAGAAGGTTTTTGCTTAGAAGAGGGAGAAAGATTGCTTGTCTATGAGTACATGCCCAACAAAAGCCTTGACACTATTCTTTTTG ACCCCGAGGAAAAAATACGACTAGATTGGAGGAAACGGTTCAACATAATAGGAGGAGTTGCTAGAGGATTACAATATCTCCATGAGGAATCTCAAAAGAAGATTATACATCGTGACATGAAAGCGAGCAATGTTTTGTTGGATGAAGACATGAACCCTAAGATTGGAGACTTTGGCCTAGCTAGACTCTTTGGGCAAGATCAGACTCGAGATGTCACAAAACACATTGTTGGGACATT TGGCTACATGTCTCCTGAGTATGTGATGCGTGGACAGTTTTCCACAAAATCAGACGTGTTCAGTTTTGGGATCCTTGTTATAGAGATCATAACAGGGCGGAGAAACATTGGGCACTACTTCTTTGATGAGCAAAATGAAGATATTATAAGCCTC GTATGGAGACACTGGACTGAGGGAACAATTGTAGAGATGATAGATGATTCTCTTGGGAGAAATTACTCGGAGAGCGAGGTGCTAAAATGCGTTAACATTGGTTTGTTGTGCCTTCAACATAGTCCAATGGATCGACCTACGATGTCCGATGTCATGGTGATGCTTAATGGTGATGATACTAGTTCTATACCGTCTGCTGCGAGGCCCACATTTTTCTTGGATAGAAGCACTCCTTACTCCTATAATTCATGTACTATTACACATATGTCTCCTAGGTAG